One Bacillus sp. FJAT-52991 genomic region harbors:
- a CDS encoding aminotransferase class III-fold pyridoxal phosphate-dependent enzyme → MKATLQIIFNDSFLDEVTKQGAALSDMLETALSAVPHVRKIKGKGLMIGIELDGEATPFVTVAREKGLLILTAGPHVLRLLPPLTVTKEEMEQAVDILADVLK, encoded by the coding sequence TTGAAAGCAACACTGCAAATCATTTTTAATGATAGCTTTTTAGATGAAGTCACAAAACAAGGGGCCGCGTTGTCCGACATGCTAGAGACAGCCCTCTCAGCTGTCCCACACGTCAGAAAAATAAAGGGAAAAGGCTTAATGATTGGCATTGAACTCGATGGTGAAGCTACTCCATTTGTCACCGTGGCCCGCGAAAAAGGCTTGCTCATTTTAACAGCTGGTCCCCATGTCCTTCGCCTGCTTCCTCCACTGACTGTCACGAAAGAAGAAATGGAACAAGCGGTTGATATTCTTGCAGATGTGCTGAAATAA
- a CDS encoding acetylornithine transaminase: protein MSHLFPTYARWDVTPVAAKGAWLTDNSGKVYLDFTSGISVCNLGHVPDQVKQAVEEQLNQFWHTSNLFQIELQEEVAAQLTAASGLDLVFFANSGAEANEAAIKLARKATGRSKIITFFDSFHGRTFATMAATGQDKIKTGFGPMLPTFEYVSLNDWKALEQTLDEDTAAIMFEVIQGEGGINSGEAEFLQKAVELAHQKGALVIIDEVQTGIGRTGKAFAFQHLGLDPDIVSTAKGIASGLPLGAIIGKKELATAFSPGSHGSTFGGNPVALAAAKATLQTIFNDSFLDEVTKKGAALADMLETALSAVPHVKKIKGKGLMIGIELDGEAAPFVTAAREKGLLILTAGTHVLRLLPPLTVTKEEMEQAVDVLADVLK, encoded by the coding sequence ATGAGCCACTTATTCCCTACTTACGCTCGTTGGGATGTCACACCCGTTGCTGCAAAAGGTGCTTGGCTAACAGATAACAGCGGAAAAGTATATTTAGATTTCACTTCTGGGATCAGTGTCTGCAACCTCGGTCATGTCCCTGATCAAGTGAAGCAAGCCGTTGAAGAACAACTAAATCAATTTTGGCATACCTCTAATTTGTTTCAGATTGAACTACAAGAAGAAGTGGCCGCACAATTAACAGCAGCATCCGGACTCGACCTCGTCTTTTTTGCCAACAGTGGTGCAGAAGCGAATGAAGCGGCAATCAAGCTCGCTCGTAAAGCCACTGGCCGTAGCAAAATCATCACGTTTTTCGATTCCTTCCATGGCCGTACCTTTGCCACAATGGCCGCTACTGGGCAGGATAAAATAAAAACTGGCTTCGGCCCGATGTTACCAACGTTTGAATATGTCTCTTTGAACGATTGGAAAGCACTTGAACAAACACTAGATGAAGACACGGCTGCGATCATGTTTGAAGTGATTCAAGGAGAAGGCGGCATCAATTCAGGAGAAGCCGAGTTTTTACAAAAAGCGGTTGAGCTTGCTCATCAAAAAGGGGCACTCGTCATCATTGATGAAGTACAAACAGGCATCGGTCGAACAGGAAAAGCCTTTGCCTTTCAACATCTCGGCCTCGACCCAGATATTGTGTCCACAGCGAAAGGAATCGCGAGCGGTCTGCCACTTGGTGCCATCATCGGAAAAAAAGAACTAGCAACCGCCTTCTCACCTGGCTCACACGGTTCAACATTTGGCGGCAATCCTGTCGCACTAGCAGCGGCTAAAGCAACACTGCAAACCATTTTTAATGATAGCTTTTTAGATGAAGTCACAAAAAAAGGGGCCGCGTTGGCCGACATGCTAGAGACAGCCCTCTCAGCTGTCCCACACGTCAAAAAAATAAAGGGAAAAGGCTTAATGATTGGCATTGAACTCGATGGTGAAGCCGCTCCATTCGTCACTGCCGCCCGCGAAAAAGGCTTGCTCATTTTAACGGCCGGCACCCATGTCCTTCGCCTGCTTCCCCCACTTACTGTCACGAAAGAAGAAATGGAACAAGCGGTTGATGTTCTTGCAGATGTGCTGAAATAA
- the argB gene encoding acetylglutamate kinase, whose product MKTIVVKCGGSVLSELSEAFFISMKELTEQGYAIVFVHGGGPEINEMLETLQVKSEFKNGLRVTSEQVLKTAELALSGSLNRKLVRLLEKHGLAAIGLNSSDNGLLQANFIDQEQLGFVGEVTKVNSAFLQLLCEQQLLPVLTPIAAGPNGTVLNINADLAAAAVANALKAEHFLMVTDVDGVMKDGELLPQLSEAQTNELIESGVISGGMIPKVQSAIKTFSDHVNQVHIVSGKKAFYQNGEWYGTKFVKEKVIS is encoded by the coding sequence ATGAAAACAATTGTTGTTAAATGCGGCGGAAGTGTTTTAAGCGAATTATCTGAAGCATTTTTTATTAGTATGAAAGAGCTGACTGAACAAGGCTATGCGATCGTTTTTGTGCATGGCGGTGGTCCAGAAATTAATGAAATGCTTGAAACCTTGCAAGTGAAAAGCGAATTTAAAAATGGTTTGCGCGTGACGAGTGAACAAGTATTAAAAACAGCGGAACTCGCTCTTTCAGGTAGCCTAAACCGCAAGCTCGTTCGACTGCTAGAAAAGCATGGTTTAGCCGCGATTGGATTAAATTCGAGCGACAATGGTCTGCTTCAAGCAAACTTTATTGATCAAGAGCAGCTTGGTTTTGTTGGTGAAGTAACGAAAGTGAACAGTGCATTCCTTCAATTATTATGCGAGCAACAGCTGCTTCCGGTGCTCACGCCGATTGCTGCTGGTCCGAATGGTACGGTGTTAAATATTAATGCCGACCTCGCTGCGGCTGCGGTTGCCAACGCCTTAAAGGCTGAACATTTTCTAATGGTGACTGATGTCGATGGCGTTATGAAAGATGGGGAGTTACTTCCTCAACTATCCGAAGCACAAACGAACGAGCTTATTGAAAGTGGTGTCATCAGCGGCGGAATGATTCCGAAAGTCCAATCGGCAATCAAAACGTTTTCTGATCATGTCAATCAAGTTCATATCGTTTCTGGAAAGAAAGCCTTTTACCAAAATGGTGAATGGTATGGTACAAAATTTGTGAAAGAAAAGGTGATTTCATGA
- the argJ gene encoding bifunctional ornithine acetyltransferase/N-acetylglutamate synthase, whose amino-acid sequence MSAISKIQQGSLISPKGFAATGVNSGVRETRNDLGMIFSEVPAESAAVYTTSHFQAAPIKVTQDSLSVEQKLQAILVNSGCANACTGKQGLQDAYQSRKSLAEKFHLPEHYVAVASTGVIGEHLQMDKIASGIQKLQPASDEASAEQFETAILTTDLATKKCAFEAVIDGQTVTVGGAAKGSGMIHPNMATMLAFITTDALISAEHLQTALRQVTNQTFNQITVDGDTSTNDTVVVMANGLAGNNPLTPDHPQWDTFMAMLKEVSAILAKKIARDGEGATKLVEVEVFGALNDQEAQVAAKEVVGSNLVKTAVFGADANWGRIISAVGYADITVNPETIDIAIGDQTILEQSEVVAYSEEQIIEYFKGETVKISIHLHLGEGHGMAWGCDLSYDYIKINASYRT is encoded by the coding sequence ATGTCAGCTATTAGTAAAATACAACAAGGCTCACTCATCTCACCTAAAGGATTTGCCGCTACTGGCGTGAATTCAGGTGTCCGTGAAACGAGAAATGACCTAGGCATGATTTTCTCAGAAGTACCAGCTGAAAGTGCCGCAGTGTATACGACAAGTCATTTCCAAGCAGCACCGATTAAGGTGACACAAGATAGTCTTTCCGTTGAACAGAAACTGCAAGCAATCCTCGTCAATAGTGGCTGTGCCAACGCTTGTACAGGAAAACAAGGATTGCAGGATGCATACCAATCACGAAAATCACTTGCAGAAAAATTTCACCTACCTGAGCACTATGTGGCTGTCGCTTCCACTGGTGTGATCGGTGAACATTTGCAAATGGATAAAATCGCAAGCGGCATCCAAAAGTTGCAGCCAGCTTCTGATGAGGCAAGCGCTGAGCAATTTGAAACCGCCATTTTAACAACGGATTTAGCCACGAAAAAATGTGCCTTTGAAGCGGTAATTGATGGCCAAACCGTCACAGTGGGCGGTGCTGCCAAGGGCTCCGGCATGATTCATCCAAACATGGCTACGATGCTAGCCTTTATTACAACAGATGCGCTGATTTCTGCCGAGCACTTACAAACGGCCCTTCGCCAAGTCACCAATCAAACATTTAACCAAATTACCGTTGATGGCGACACCTCAACGAATGACACTGTTGTCGTGATGGCCAATGGATTAGCTGGCAATAATCCTCTTACGCCAGATCATCCGCAGTGGGATACATTTATGGCAATGCTTAAAGAAGTCAGTGCAATTTTAGCTAAGAAGATTGCTAGAGATGGTGAAGGAGCAACGAAACTTGTAGAAGTCGAAGTATTTGGCGCACTAAATGATCAAGAGGCACAAGTCGCAGCGAAAGAAGTCGTTGGCTCGAACCTCGTCAAAACAGCCGTGTTCGGAGCAGATGCCAACTGGGGACGGATCATCAGCGCAGTTGGATACGCAGACATCACAGTTAACCCAGAAACGATCGATATCGCGATCGGTGACCAAACCATTCTCGAACAAAGCGAAGTCGTCGCTTATTCAGAAGAACAAATCATCGAATACTTTAAAGGAGAAACCGTCAAAATCTCGATCCATCTTCACTTAGGAGAAGGACACGGAATGGCCTGGGGCTGCGACCTCTCCTATGACTATATCAAAATCAACGCAAGTTACCGGACATAA
- the argC gene encoding N-acetyl-gamma-glutamyl-phosphate reductase, with the protein MKASVIGATGYGGIELIRLLSNHPDFHLDSIYSSSKDKVPATEEYPHLLNICSLPLMKIDTEKITQEADVVFLAVPSGAAAKLAPQLLANDTKVVDLSGDLRLKNPENYKKWYKKEPATAEMLQQAVYGLTEWNRENIQQATLLSNPGCYPTATLLALAPALQAKVIDPSWIIIDAKSGVSGAGRGLSQMVHFAEMNDNFKIYKVNEHQHIPEIQQQLNLWDEETGPITFSTHLLPISRGIMSTIYAPLKKPMSAQQLQQIYEETYQHDHFVRVRPLGEFPGVKEVAGSNFCDIGIDIDERTNRVTIVAVIDNLMKGAAGQAIQNANLMFGFEETAGLKGFPMYP; encoded by the coding sequence ATGAAAGCTTCTGTTATTGGTGCAACTGGATATGGTGGGATCGAACTTATACGTCTTTTATCCAATCATCCGGACTTTCACCTTGATTCCATTTATTCATCAAGCAAAGACAAGGTACCTGCTACAGAAGAGTACCCTCATTTGCTCAATATTTGTTCCTTACCATTAATGAAAATTGATACAGAAAAAATCACACAAGAAGCGGATGTCGTTTTTCTAGCTGTACCATCTGGAGCTGCTGCTAAGCTCGCACCGCAACTTCTTGCAAATGATACAAAAGTCGTTGATTTATCAGGCGATCTGCGCCTAAAAAATCCAGAAAATTATAAAAAATGGTATAAAAAAGAGCCTGCAACTGCCGAAATGCTACAACAAGCAGTATACGGCTTAACAGAATGGAATCGCGAAAATATTCAACAGGCCACCTTGCTTTCCAACCCTGGTTGTTATCCAACAGCGACTTTATTAGCACTGGCACCGGCGCTTCAGGCAAAAGTTATCGATCCCTCATGGATCATCATCGATGCCAAATCTGGTGTATCAGGGGCAGGCCGTGGCTTATCACAAATGGTCCACTTTGCTGAGATGAACGACAATTTTAAAATTTATAAAGTGAACGAGCATCAACATATTCCAGAAATTCAGCAACAGTTGAACCTATGGGATGAGGAAACGGGACCGATTACGTTTTCTACTCACCTGCTTCCAATCTCAAGAGGCATCATGTCAACCATTTATGCACCGTTGAAAAAGCCGATGTCAGCACAACAGTTGCAGCAAATCTATGAAGAAACGTATCAACATGACCACTTTGTCCGCGTCCGTCCTCTTGGAGAATTTCCGGGCGTAAAAGAGGTCGCAGGATCTAACTTCTGCGATATCGGGATTGATATAGATGAACGAACAAATCGCGTTACTATTGTGGCCGTCATTGATAATTTAATGAAAGGGGCAGCGGGGCAAGCCATTCAAAACGCCAATTTAATGTTTGGCTTTGAAGAAACAGCAGGTTTAAAAGGCTTCCCTATGTACCCGTAG
- a CDS encoding thioredoxin family protein, protein MTLKDWFEKGLPSEQYVEQMEQNKENVKAIQSAFQLEQTESSFLSRLQEENLKAIVITEDWCGDAMMNVPIFLELARHAHIDVRILYRDQNLELMDQYLTNGTSRAIPIIIFFNEEDDEKAVWGPRAQAVQELVNSKRSSLPPLDHELFEQRQKEMYQELNNAFLTERGLWQEVYRSMKTALTEKLI, encoded by the coding sequence ATGACCTTGAAGGATTGGTTTGAAAAAGGATTACCATCGGAACAATATGTGGAGCAAATGGAGCAAAATAAAGAAAATGTTAAAGCGATTCAATCTGCTTTCCAATTGGAACAAACGGAATCATCCTTTTTGTCTCGGTTGCAGGAAGAGAATTTAAAGGCGATTGTGATCACCGAGGATTGGTGCGGAGATGCGATGATGAATGTTCCGATTTTTCTTGAGCTTGCTCGACATGCACATATCGATGTTCGCATTCTATATAGAGATCAAAATTTAGAGTTAATGGATCAATATTTAACGAATGGAACATCGCGTGCTATTCCGATCATCATCTTTTTTAATGAGGAAGATGATGAGAAAGCGGTATGGGGGCCCCGTGCACAGGCAGTTCAAGAGCTAGTTAATAGCAAGCGTTCTAGCTTGCCGCCTCTTGATCACGAATTATTTGAACAAAGGCAAAAAGAGATGTATCAAGAGTTAAATAACGCTTTTCTCACAGAAAGAGGCTTATGGCAAGAAGTGTATCGGAGCATGAAAACCGCTTTAACCGAGAAATTAATTTAA
- a CDS encoding arylamine N-acetyltransferase, producing the protein MDVVSGYLNRLKIDREKPSLNYLQRLIQHHLSFIPYETFSKFHYYNQGDQHVPDFDVFVQHLEERGWGGTCYSLNINFSRLLQRLGFTCAFVRVLPGHAAIMVTIENSRYYVDVGYGSPMTRPIELESRHRHVLHGFGEEIIFTNQGEKKFLLERRANGKTFVTKEIHWMPLTEAEIIEEAVSSFQDHDGNLTMRRISAVRFQGNNCYFLRDETLKVINYRGIRAHHFKEKETWLKAVAEAFQVNEQGLEESIVFLEQRGVKLFEK; encoded by the coding sequence ATGGATGTCGTATCAGGTTATTTAAACCGACTGAAAATTGATAGAGAGAAGCCCAGTCTAAATTATTTACAGCGGCTGATACAGCATCATTTGTCGTTTATTCCGTATGAAACGTTTAGTAAGTTTCATTATTATAATCAAGGTGACCAGCATGTCCCGGACTTTGATGTGTTCGTTCAACATTTAGAGGAGAGGGGATGGGGTGGAACTTGTTATTCGTTGAATATTAATTTCTCTAGGCTCTTGCAAAGGCTTGGCTTTACTTGTGCGTTCGTGCGTGTTCTTCCTGGTCATGCGGCGATTATGGTTACGATTGAAAATAGCCGATATTATGTAGATGTCGGTTACGGCTCGCCCATGACCCGACCGATTGAATTAGAAAGTCGACATCGTCATGTGCTTCATGGCTTTGGAGAAGAAATTATTTTTACGAATCAAGGAGAGAAGAAATTTTTACTTGAGCGACGAGCGAATGGGAAGACCTTTGTGACAAAAGAAATTCATTGGATGCCGTTAACAGAAGCGGAAATTATCGAGGAGGCAGTTTCGTCCTTTCAAGATCATGATGGTAATCTTACGATGCGGAGAATATCGGCCGTTCGCTTTCAGGGGAATAACTGTTATTTTTTACGGGATGAAACGTTAAAGGTGATAAATTATCGCGGCATTCGCGCCCATCATTTTAAAGAGAAGGAAACGTGGCTGAAAGCAGTGGCGGAAGCGTTTCAAGTCAATGAACAAGGGCTGGAAGAATCGATTGTATTTTTGGAACAAAGGGGAGTCAAGCTGTTCGAAAAATAG
- a CDS encoding diacylglycerol kinase, translating to MKRARIIYNPTSGRELFKKSLPGVLQKLEQAGYETSTHATTGEGDATNAARIAVERKYDIVIAAGGDGTLNEVVNGLAEQEYRPKFGVIPMGTTNDFARALQIPRDDIQSAVDVIVNGDTIPVDIGRMNDRYFINIAGGGRLTELTYEVPSKLKTMLGQMAYYLKGIEMLPSIKASEVKIEYDGKLFEGEVMLFLIALTNSVGGFEKLAPDSSVNDGLFSLLILKKTNLAEFIRIASLALRGEHLQDDHVIYTKANRIKVHSPEKVLINLDGELGGALPADFENLYRHLEVFAPVDQLRPQDRIY from the coding sequence ATGAAAAGAGCAAGAATTATTTATAATCCTACTTCAGGGCGAGAGCTTTTTAAAAAGAGTTTGCCGGGAGTGTTACAAAAACTCGAACAGGCTGGCTATGAAACTTCTACTCATGCAACGACGGGAGAAGGAGATGCGACGAATGCTGCTCGAATTGCTGTTGAGCGCAAGTATGATATCGTCATTGCGGCCGGTGGAGATGGTACGTTAAATGAGGTAGTCAATGGCTTAGCTGAACAGGAATATCGTCCGAAGTTTGGCGTCATTCCGATGGGAACAACGAATGACTTTGCCCGCGCTCTGCAAATTCCGCGAGACGACATTCAAAGTGCTGTTGACGTCATTGTGAACGGGGATACTATTCCAGTGGACATTGGTCGCATGAATGACCGCTATTTTATTAATATAGCAGGTGGTGGTCGTTTAACGGAACTTACGTATGAAGTGCCAAGTAAATTAAAGACGATGCTCGGTCAAATGGCGTATTATTTAAAAGGAATAGAGATGCTTCCATCGATTAAAGCATCCGAAGTGAAGATTGAATATGATGGCAAGCTCTTTGAAGGAGAAGTGATGCTGTTCTTGATCGCCTTGACAAATTCCGTCGGTGGCTTCGAGAAACTTGCCCCGGATTCTTCCGTCAATGATGGCTTGTTTTCCTTGCTTATTTTGAAAAAGACGAACTTAGCTGAGTTCATTCGCATCGCGAGCCTCGCTTTACGAGGAGAGCATCTTCAAGATGACCATGTGATTTATACGAAAGCCAATCGTATTAAAGTTCATTCACCGGAGAAAGTATTGATCAATTTAGATGGTGAGCTAGGTGGAGCTTTACCAGCTGACTTTGAAAATCTGTATCGACATTTAGAAGTATTTGCCCCAGTAGACCAATTGCGTCCACAGGATCGAATCTATTAA
- a CDS encoding MarR family winged helix-turn-helix transcriptional regulator: MNSHLLFHSLHQLLRQLTKRVNTVLQPYGLYSAQWSVLYVLKEKGSLTQTELCNYLAVEAPPMTRTIQRLVKQGYVEQVPGHDKRVKIIMLTEKAEKEYPVWEKEILAANKELLANFPKEQQQQLHLLTSEWLLTLTNQQREGHRDE, encoded by the coding sequence ATGAATTCTCACCTTTTGTTTCATTCGCTTCATCAGCTTTTGAGACAATTAACGAAGCGAGTGAATACCGTTTTGCAGCCGTATGGGTTGTATAGTGCACAATGGTCGGTTTTGTATGTATTGAAGGAGAAAGGGAGCTTGACGCAAACAGAGCTTTGCAATTATTTAGCAGTCGAGGCACCGCCGATGACGCGAACGATTCAGCGGCTTGTGAAGCAAGGGTATGTAGAGCAGGTACCGGGTCATGATAAGCGAGTCAAGATTATTATGTTGACAGAAAAAGCAGAGAAGGAGTATCCAGTGTGGGAAAAGGAAATTCTAGCGGCCAATAAAGAGCTGTTAGCCAATTTTCCGAAAGAGCAGCAACAGCAATTACACCTTCTTACTTCGGAATGGTTGCTGACATTAACAAATCAACAGAGAGAAGGTCATAGGGATGAATAA
- a CDS encoding MFS transporter translates to MNKPALWTKDFISVSGSSFFLFVTFYMLLVTMPIYALEEMESSPSEAGLITTLFVVSAIIVRPFTGQWIERFGKKKVLIISQVLFLVASLLYLVPDSLWAMLVLRFFHGIGFGMATTVTGAIIADIIPDSRRGEGMGYYAMAMSLAMVIGPFLGLTVMQKWGGFTMIILCAVIAGLALVAGGMIQGSEQPSVHGVMSIFQVQLRAHDLLEFSALPIAIVGTFFSVVYSSILSFISVYAIELQLEEVASYFFVVYAVVLLLSRPFTGKWFDQYGAHVIVYPAILLFAVGMLLLSQVSTGWAFLTVAGLIGLGWGTLFPSFQTIAIQKAPPEKKALAIATFLSLFDLGIGFGSFVVGLIVTKISFSTLYFYGSFYILAGIAVYYILVQRSQSNRLKFEKNESVDYTGEKYN, encoded by the coding sequence ATGAATAAACCGGCTTTATGGACGAAGGATTTTATTAGTGTGTCTGGAAGTAGCTTTTTTCTATTTGTCACGTTTTATATGTTATTAGTGACGATGCCCATCTATGCATTGGAAGAAATGGAGAGTTCGCCAAGTGAGGCTGGCCTGATCACGACGCTATTTGTAGTATCAGCGATTATCGTGCGGCCATTCACAGGACAGTGGATTGAACGATTTGGTAAAAAGAAAGTATTAATTATTTCACAGGTGTTGTTTCTTGTTGCGTCTTTGCTCTACTTGGTACCAGATTCCTTGTGGGCGATGTTGGTGTTGCGGTTTTTTCATGGGATTGGTTTTGGAATGGCGACAACAGTAACAGGAGCGATAATTGCTGATATTATTCCGGATTCTCGGCGTGGAGAAGGGATGGGATATTATGCAATGGCCATGAGTTTAGCGATGGTTATTGGGCCGTTTCTTGGATTGACGGTGATGCAAAAATGGGGTGGTTTCACCATGATCATTCTATGTGCAGTGATCGCTGGACTTGCCCTAGTGGCAGGCGGAATGATTCAAGGTTCTGAACAGCCGTCTGTTCATGGTGTGATGTCCATTTTTCAAGTGCAATTACGTGCCCATGATTTACTTGAGTTCTCAGCATTACCGATTGCGATCGTCGGGACTTTTTTCTCGGTGGTATATTCATCAATTTTGTCTTTCATATCCGTCTATGCCATAGAGCTTCAACTTGAGGAGGTAGCGAGTTACTTCTTTGTTGTTTATGCAGTAGTGCTGCTGTTATCGAGGCCGTTTACGGGAAAATGGTTTGATCAATACGGAGCACATGTGATTGTGTATCCAGCGATTTTATTATTTGCCGTGGGGATGCTGCTGCTAAGTCAAGTGTCCACTGGATGGGCTTTTCTTACGGTTGCTGGATTGATTGGACTTGGTTGGGGGACATTATTTCCAAGCTTTCAAACGATCGCTATTCAAAAAGCTCCGCCAGAGAAAAAAGCTCTCGCTATCGCTACGTTTCTGTCACTGTTTGATCTTGGCATTGGATTTGGTTCATTTGTAGTTGGTTTAATTGTGACAAAGATAAGTTTTAGTACGCTTTATTTTTATGGTAGTTTCTATATTCTAGCGGGGATTGCAGTTTATTATATATTAGTCCAACGCAGTCAATCGAACCGTCTAAAATTTGAAAAAAATGAATCGGTGGACTATACTGGGGAAAAATACAATTGA
- a CDS encoding ABC transporter ATP-binding protein, translating into MRSVFSYLKPYKYLMGIAWLLMLVELAVELTHPLFMAKIIDEGIVKGDLAVVYKWGAVMLLTSLLAFASGIINSFVAAHVGQNFGFDLRGKMIDKVQSFSFASYNRFASSSLITRMTTDVTLLQNAVFMSLRIMLRAPLMILFGTVMALVVHVKLTLILLVTIPLMVAFLLKMMKQSSSLFRSVQQRLDQVNNVMQENLAGIRLIKAFLRWKHESARFKQASERLMEQTIRVVRIVETTTPVLLFVMNSSLLFILWFGFVEFQAGTATAGEIVAVINYATRIISSLSIFTFIIMVFSRGKASAERIGELLEEPEEQADQRLKGTPFAAKGGKIEFDHVSFSFPGSEEPVLKDLSFSIQPGETTAILGATGSGKSTLFYLIPRLYEPDQGTIWIDGQELRDVQPASLREQIGFVPQEAHLFTGTIRENIAWGKEDATIDEMIEAAKKAQIYEMIAELPDGFETVIGQKGVNLSGGQKQRLSVARALIRKPLILLLDDSTSALDLKTEVEMLAALKEETCTTLIITQKISTAQKATQIILLEDGGILAAGTHEQLMKTNELYQKLIASQYGEEGLFYAKAHR; encoded by the coding sequence TTGCGATCTGTATTTTCTTATTTAAAGCCTTATAAATATTTAATGGGGATTGCTTGGCTACTCATGTTAGTAGAGTTGGCAGTCGAGTTAACTCATCCGTTATTTATGGCGAAGATTATTGATGAGGGAATTGTAAAAGGGGATCTTGCGGTGGTTTATAAATGGGGAGCAGTGATGCTTTTGACGTCGCTCCTCGCCTTTGCATCAGGTATCATTAATTCCTTTGTAGCCGCTCATGTAGGGCAAAATTTCGGATTTGATTTAAGGGGAAAAATGATTGATAAAGTGCAATCCTTTTCTTTTGCTAGCTACAATCGTTTTGCCTCTTCCTCCTTAATTACTCGCATGACAACCGATGTGACACTTTTGCAAAATGCAGTGTTTATGAGCTTACGTATTATGCTACGTGCTCCGTTAATGATCCTTTTTGGTACGGTGATGGCACTGGTTGTTCATGTGAAGCTAACACTTATTTTGCTTGTGACCATTCCGTTGATGGTCGCTTTTTTATTAAAAATGATGAAACAAAGCTCAAGCTTATTTCGTTCAGTTCAGCAACGACTCGATCAAGTGAATAACGTTATGCAAGAAAACTTAGCAGGCATTCGTTTAATTAAAGCGTTTCTTCGTTGGAAGCATGAAAGTGCACGCTTTAAGCAAGCGAGTGAAAGATTGATGGAGCAAACGATTCGCGTCGTACGAATTGTGGAAACGACAACGCCTGTGCTGTTGTTTGTAATGAATAGCAGCTTGCTATTTATATTATGGTTTGGCTTCGTTGAGTTTCAGGCAGGAACGGCAACGGCTGGAGAAATTGTCGCGGTTATTAATTATGCGACAAGAATTATTTCTTCCTTATCTATTTTTACATTTATTATTATGGTTTTTTCTAGAGGAAAGGCTTCAGCGGAACGGATTGGTGAGTTGCTTGAGGAGCCAGAGGAACAGGCAGACCAGCGTTTGAAAGGGACCCCATTTGCAGCAAAAGGCGGAAAAATTGAGTTTGATCATGTGTCGTTTTCTTTCCCAGGGAGCGAGGAACCAGTGTTAAAGGATCTTTCCTTTTCCATTCAGCCTGGAGAAACGACCGCTATTTTAGGTGCTACAGGATCAGGGAAATCGACGTTGTTTTATTTAATTCCAAGATTATATGAGCCTGATCAAGGGACGATTTGGATAGACGGTCAAGAGCTTCGTGATGTACAGCCGGCTTCATTGCGAGAGCAAATAGGATTTGTTCCACAGGAAGCTCATTTATTTACTGGTACGATTCGTGAAAATATTGCTTGGGGGAAAGAAGACGCAACAATTGATGAAATGATCGAAGCGGCGAAAAAAGCACAAATTTACGAAATGATTGCGGAATTGCCGGATGGGTTTGAAACGGTTATCGGTCAAAAAGGGGTTAATTTATCTGGTGGTCAAAAGCAAAGATTATCGGTTGCTCGGGCGTTAATTCGCAAGCCACTCATCTTATTGCTTGATGATAGCACGAGTGCGCTGGATCTGAAGACAGAAGTGGAAATGCTTGCGGCGTTGAAGGAAGAAACATGTACAACGCTCATTATTACGCAAAAAATTAGCACGGCACAAAAAGCCACTCAAATTATTTTGCTTGAAGACGGTGGAATTTTAGCGGCTGGTACACATGAGCAATTAATGAAGACGAATGAATTGTATCAAAAGCTGATTGCTTCTCAATATGGAGAGGAGGGACTGTTCTATGCCAAGGCACATCGCTAG